The genomic DNA GAGGAGGCACCCCGTGTGCATCCTCTACGCGGAGGACGCCCCCGGTTTGGCCACCGGGGGCACGCGCAGAGGATGACCCCCGCGTAGAAGGCAGGTCCGTCATGGACGAGCGCGCAGAGTCCCTTGCGTCGACGATCAAGACGAAACGCAAGAACGTGAAGATGACTCAACGGGAACTGGCCGAACGTGCTGACCTGAGCATCGCGACGATTCGGGCATTGGAACAGGGCTTGCGGACCGGGTCGGTCGGCACCCTTCAGGCAGTCGCCCACGCCCTCGATGTCACCATCGCCGACCTGCTGGCGAAGGCGAAGGCGCTCCCCGGAGATAGCCCGGATTCAGGCATTGTGGCGATTCGGCGCGTACTGACCTCCGTTGACGACCTCCTCGACGACGTCGTCGAAACCGACGAGCCGGTCAGCCTTCGGGCAACGTCACGAGACTCCACCTACGCGTGGGGTGCGTATTGGGGTGGCCGGTACGAAGAGCTGACCGCGCTCCTGGCGCAGGCGATGATCCGCGCCCGCGCGGCCGAACACGCCAGCCCGACCAAGGACCGCGAGGCCGTAGCCGACAAACTCGCCCAGCTGTACCAGGTCGCCAGCTGCACGCTGGTACATCTCGGGCACCCCGACACAGCATGGCTGGCCTGGGATCGGGCAAAGCAGGCCGCCAAGCGCGGCAGCGATCCACTTCGCGTTTCCGCGCTCCAGGGCAGCGCCTCATGGCTCCTGCTGACCGAAGGCCGGTACGAAGATTCGGTGCAGGTGGCGACCAGGGCCGCCGAGAAGATCGAGGTCGATGGAAAGGCGTCGCTTCCGCAGCTGTCCGTGTACGGCAACCTCATGCTGTCCGCGGCCACCGCCACGGGCCGAAACGTCAAGCTGCGAACCCGAGCAGCGAAAGCGGACGACTACCTCAAAGAGGCCCGCGCTGTCGCTGAGCGGACCGGCGAGCGCAACGACTACGAATCGGCCTTCGGACGCCAGCAGGTGATCATGCAGACCACTGACGTTCAAGTGGTCACCGAGCAGTACACCAAGGCCCTGCGAACCGCGCGAGGGATGCCCCGCGAAGCCGGCCTTCCGCTAGCAGCTCGTTCCCGTCATCTCACGGACGTCGCTTACTCGTTGGCCCGGCTCGGTAAGGACGACCACGCCTCGAACACAGTCCTGTCGATCGCCGCGAGCGCTCCGGACTGGATCGAACACCAGACCTTTTACAAGCACGTCGTGGGCGAGCTCGATGCCCGGCTGATGAGAACCCCGCTGCATGAGCTGGCTCAGAAGATCGGCGCAAACAGCGAAGGGTCGTAACTCTTCGTAGCGCACTAGTCCGAAAGAGTAGTGCTACAAGGCGTAGTACCTGCTCAAGCTCAACCGCCCTTAACGTCTTCGCCGTGACCAACGACGAGCGTTCTACCAGCGAAAACGGGGCCCCGGTGGCCTCGTCGACGCGGTCGTGCACGGCGTCGTTCTGGCCTGCCGACCTCGTGACTGACGCCTGGCGTTGGATCTCCGATACGCATCTGGCGACCGCTCGTGAGTGCCGGCCTTGGGGAACGGTCAACGACGACGCGGAGGCGGCGGGCAGTCATGGATGAGTACCGGATCCACATGAGACCCCGAATCGGGATCCGCAAGCACCTCAACCTGCGCCACGCCTACCTCGACGCGCAGCTCAAGAAGCTTGAGAAACGAGAGATCACCCAGATCGACCCGCTCTGCCACGCGAATCCGGCGTACGCCGGTGTGCCGCACGTGTACGACATGGTCAATCGGTGGCCGTTCGAGCACCTCGGCGGCGAGTTCACCGCCTGCCTCGGATGCCGAAGCTGGGTCGAGTGCCACCCGCACATCCTCGTCTTCCGCGACATCTTGATCATCTGCGACAAGGACAACGACGTCACCGGTGTCCGCGGTGATCTGCCTCGCCCTCGGCAGTCCCGAGAGCGAGTAGGAGGTCAGTACATGCTGGCCATCCCCTGATCAGCCTCCGGCCCACGCAAGCGGGCGAACTTGACGGCACGCCAGCGCTTTCCCTTCCCCAAAAGAGATCGCGCGTGGGCCGGAGGTGTTCCACCCTTCTCCCCGCAGAAGTGCGTGTTGACCACGCGCGCTCCTTACGACTTCTGCGTGAGGGAGATGGGCACGGTGCGCAGAAGGCCTGGAAACCCTTCGTGCGTACCCAGCCGGTGCGGGAGCGGAAACGCTTCCCCGGTCGTCAGGCGCTCCCGGGATCTTGTGAGTGAACCCGGGAGCGCCCTACAACTTCATCCCTCAAGCTGCCTCCCTGACCGGAGGCGACCGACCCCTCTCCTTTTCCGAGGCATGTACTCAGCATCGGGAAACCCAGGAGGCGGGCACGGTGCGCGGTGAGCACCTCGGAATGCGATCGCGCGCACCAGCCGACTGATCCGAAGTAGCGCTCGATCGGTCTCAGGGCGCTCCCGGAACCCATGATCCGGTCGCCGGGAGCGCCCTCCCAAACAGCCTCCCTCACCCGGAGGTGTACCCGATTCCTGGGGCAAGGGGTCGACGCACGGCGCCCCTGAAACCAGGAACCGGGGGGGTGCGTGGACGTCCTCTCCATGGAGGAGGTCGCGCGCACCAACCGGCTGATCTGGGGGTCCCCTCCAGGCCTGTCGGTAGGGCACTCCTTTGCCCGAGGGAGTGCCCTAACAACTTCACAACCCCTGCGAGCACCAGGTGTGGTCTTCGGCCCCGTCGGAACCGTAGAGACCACGCTGGGCCCCCCGTCTCGCAGGACGAAGGCCCACATGCCGCGTCTTCAGATCAGCCCCCTGGCAGACGCGACGGTGGTCCTTCATCCGCTGGTGCAGGACCAGCATGGGCGCCCCCGGATACAGCCCAGTTGTCCGGGGGCGCTCTACTGCTCCCGATCTTCTACCGCGGCCTCCACCACCGGCTCCACATCCGCCGGCCTCCCCGCCTCGCCGCTCACCCGCTCGTACCGGCGCCGGATCAGCTCGAGTAACTGGTCTGAGCCCTCCGGCCACCGCAGTCGCAGCGTCCGCAGCCGGGACTGAGCCGCGGCCTTCGCCGCCTTCGCCCGCGCCGCTTCCCCCAGCGTCTTGTGGTCGACGCCCCGCTCGTGCGCGAAGTAGAACGCCCAGTCCTCAGCGGCTTTGAACGCCGCCAGGCATCCGTGCAGCTCAGCGAAGAGATCGACCGCGTCCTCAGCCGTGCTTTGCCACGCCGCTTCGGGCAGCGACAGAACACGCCGAAGGATTTCCGCCTCACCCGGCAAGCCGAGCTGGCCGAACAGGTCAGAACGCTCCATAAGGCGCGAGGGTATAGGGCCCTATACCCTCGCGCCTAGGACAAATTTTCCTGTTCAGCCGGTCGCGCGACGCTCGGAGTGTCCATTGTGGAGGCTCGCTCCGCTCGCGCCAGGACGGGCCACAGGGCCCTCCTGGGCACGTGGGGCGTTGCGCAGCACCTCGTCGTAGTGCCTGCCGCGAGGAACGCCAGCAGCGGCCCGGATCTCGGCGATTCTGGCGGCGCGGTCCAGGTCGACGTCGACCGCCGCCGGTGTTGCGCGGCTGGCCCGCACCTTCGCGAGGTCCGGCACCGGCTCCGGCTCGGCCGGGGCTGCGGACTTCCACGTGATGAGCAGCTGCACGCCCGCTTCGGCGGCCGCCGCCTCGAAGGCCGCACCGAGCAGGGCCCGGCGAGCGGCATCCCGGGCCTCGACGAGGCCAGCGCCCTGCGCCTGGTGCTCGTTGACGAGCGGCTGCATCTTGTCCTTGGCCGTGGCGGCGACGAGGGCACGGTAGGCCCTGGTGACCAGGGAAGTCTGGGTCGCCTTCTGGTTGGTCCACCACAGCAGCCGCGCGAACTCGTTCACGGTGTCGTCGTCGCCCTCGAAGTTCGGCGAGATCGCGACTTCGCGAGGCGCCCTCTTGTGGTCACCTTGCTGGTGACCACCTTGGCGGGCCCCGAGATTTGGCGAGGTGGCTTCATCATCAGCAGTCCCCGTAGGGGGCTGCTCGCGCTGGGGGTCCGGGGGGAGCGTCCCCCCGGTGTTCTTCTTACCCCTGGTCTTCTGGGGTTGGTCTTCTAAAGAGCTGCCGGAACCTCCGGTAGTGATGGGCCGGTTGTCACGAGCAGCAGTTTTGCCCTGTTTTGCCTGGTCATCACTACCGGCCGCTTGGGGAGGTAGTGCGTCTCCTTGGTCGCCTTCGCTGTTTTCGCTGGTCGGGACTACTTCCCCGTTGGGCATGTTGTCCCGACCAGGGGTTTCCCCCGCTGTCGGATCGAGCGCGACGCCGGCCTCGTCGACCGGCGCGGACAGCTCGGCCTCGACGTTCGCAGTGCGCTGCTCCTCGGCGTACTTGGCGAGGATCGTCGCGATCACTTCGGGCTTGTCGGTGACCCACCACGTGTACGGGCCGAGCGCGCCGGAGATGTCCTTCCCGGCCGCGTTTTTCGTGCCCTTCGGGTAGCGGTCACGTTCCTTGCTTCGGTACACGTAGCCGCGGTCACGGAGTTCGATGAGAACGGAGCGGACTTTCTTCACGCCGTCCGCGCACTGGCTGGCCAGGAACTCTTCGGTGATGCGGTGGCCCTTTTGGTGGCTCAGCAGGTTGGTCATCAGGCCCTTGCCCGCGAGCGAGAGCTTCGGGTCTCGGGCGACCAGGTTCGCGACGATGGTGAAGTGGCTGGCTGCCGTCTCGCCTCGTTGCAGCCCGCCGATGAAGTCGTCTGCGGCTGGACGAGGTGGAGGTGATGAGCTGGTCACGGTGGTCCCTGTGCTGTGGGGCACGGCCGCCGGGGTGTCGCTTGCCTCCGGAATCGAGGCTGTGTGACACTTGTGGAGCCGCGCAATGGTTCGGAAGGCTATGCGGGCACTGCTTCAACGGCCCCGGCAGAGGTGCGAACTCTGACCGGGGCCGAGCTGTATCTAGGAGGCTTTAGCCTCGTCTTTCCACTCAGGACGCGGTGTGTCCAGCAGGGCCCACCGCTGCCTCCACTGGCCTTTTTCGTCCCGCCAGCGTTCGACGGAAAGCCAGCCTGTTTCCTGGAGCTCGTGGTAGAGCGTGCGGGTCTTGTGTGGCCCGGCGGGCGACTGCTCGGCGAGGTAGTTGATCGTGAGGGGTGCGCTAGAAGGCAGGGTTGCGATGAAGGCATACAGCCCTTTTGCGCCGAAGCTGATCGAGGTGTCTCGCAGCAGCTGCTCAGGCACGGTGGCGACGCGGTGTGACCGGATCACCTCTGCGTTGTTGTCCACAGTGGTCTGACTCCCCTGTTTTCGCTGGTCGGCTCCAGTGGTGGAAACCCTATCGCGGGTTGTCCCCGCGCGGGTTTTCCTGACGCGGGTCGGCGTGTCGCTCATGGTCGAACCAGCACCGCGGTCGCGTCATCGTGCGGCTTGAACCGGCGCCCGGAGACCGGATCCCCGACCGGCGGCGACGCGTACTCGGCCTCGCGCACCCGCTCGATCAGCCACCGCGGCCCGTGCGTGGCGAGCGCTGTCCGCAACGCGCCCCAATCGCCGAGCTCGAGGAGATCGGTGTACCGGCTGGCGCCATCGGTGAGGATCGCGAACTCGCCGGCCTGGCTGATCGGCACGCTGCCGACGATCGCCTCGTCGACGACGTGCGGATCCGCCTGCGCGACGAAGAACCCGCCGGGGCTGTTCCGCGCGGCCTCGATCCCCTCGCGGGAATAGTCGGTGAGGTGCGAGGTGCGGTCGTCGACCAGCACGGTGCCGTCTTCCAGCACGATCGGCGAGTCCGCGAGCACGAGGTAGTCGAGCTCGTCGTCGACCAGGCGCACGATCGCGACCGTCGCGGAGGGCGAGGCGTTGTTCGTCAGGTCGCAGAAGTCGGCGTGCTCGCGGTGCACCGTCATGATCGCGTTGCTCAGCACGGCGCGGAGATTGAGGTCTGGCGGCTCGGTGAGTTCCTGGCCGAGTGCGGCCGCGAGGTGCCGCACGTACCAGGCGACGGAGTGGTCGCATCCGGAGTCGATCCCGGCCGGGGCGGTGGCGCCGTCGAGCACGACCACCCAATCCGGTCCGGCCAGGACGTAGTCCTCGTTGACCCGGCCCGGTTCGGGCGATGGCTCGGTGGCGTAGGTGACCTGCACGAACGTGCTCCTCAGTCCTCGAACGTGAACGTGTTGACGATCGACGTCAGGAGCGGATGCTTCGCGCCGACGAGGACTTCGATCGGCCGGTCCTCCTGGTCGTACACAGTCCTGGTCCAGTCGATGACCGGCATCATGTCCGGGAGGTCGAGCAGCACGATCTGGTCTTCGGTGGGGTTCAGCCGCACCACGAACTCCTCCAGCCCGTGGGTCGGCTCGAACCCGGCTTCGTACAGCCGAGCGAACCCGCCACCAGGGCCGGTGTGTTCCTCACGCAGCTGCGGCACCGCGTTGACGACGTGCAGAGGGTAGTAGCTGTCCGCGAGCTGGTTCGGTACGTCGTCGATCAGGGTGCGCCGACGTCGAACCCAGACCGGGGTGCCGGGTTCGAGCTTGAGTCGTTCGGCAACACGCTCGGTCGCCTCGACCTCGGCGAGCTCGCGGACCTCTTGCCGCACCTGATGGGCCTGGGCGTCGGCCTCCCCTTCGAGGATGGCCTTCCCCGCATGCAGCCATACCCGACGCCGGTAGCGGTCGGTGCCGTGCTGGCGCAGCGCTGGCAACTTCCGGACGAACGTGCCGCGTCCCTGCTGGCCGATCAGGAGCCCCTGGCCTTTCAACCGCTCCAGCGCTTGGCGGACCGGTGCCTCCGAGGTACCGAACT from Amycolatopsis japonica includes the following:
- a CDS encoding helix-turn-helix domain-containing protein → MDERAESLASTIKTKRKNVKMTQRELAERADLSIATIRALEQGLRTGSVGTLQAVAHALDVTIADLLAKAKALPGDSPDSGIVAIRRVLTSVDDLLDDVVETDEPVSLRATSRDSTYAWGAYWGGRYEELTALLAQAMIRARAAEHASPTKDREAVADKLAQLYQVASCTLVHLGHPDTAWLAWDRAKQAAKRGSDPLRVSALQGSASWLLLTEGRYEDSVQVATRAAEKIEVDGKASLPQLSVYGNLMLSAATATGRNVKLRTRAAKADDYLKEARAVAERTGERNDYESAFGRQQVIMQTTDVQVVTEQYTKALRTARGMPREAGLPLAARSRHLTDVAYSLARLGKDDHASNTVLSIAASAPDWIEHQTFYKHVVGELDARLMRTPLHELAQKIGANSEGS
- a CDS encoding protein phosphatase 2C domain-containing protein is translated as MQVTYATEPSPEPGRVNEDYVLAGPDWVVVLDGATAPAGIDSGCDHSVAWYVRHLAAALGQELTEPPDLNLRAVLSNAIMTVHREHADFCDLTNNASPSATVAIVRLVDDELDYLVLADSPIVLEDGTVLVDDRTSHLTDYSREGIEAARNSPGGFFVAQADPHVVDEAIVGSVPISQAGEFAILTDGASRYTDLLELGDWGALRTALATHGPRWLIERVREAEYASPPVGDPVSGRRFKPHDDATAVLVRP
- a CDS encoding GntR family transcriptional regulator, producing the protein MSKRRPQLNQLIAVELQQRVTSGYYEPGDQVPSMPQLAEEFGTSEAPVRQALERLKGQGLLIGQQGRGTFVRKLPALRQHGTDRYRRRVWLHAGKAILEGEADAQAHQVRQEVRELAEVEATERVAERLKLEPGTPVWVRRRRTLIDDVPNQLADSYYPLHVVNAVPQLREEHTGPGGGFARLYEAGFEPTHGLEEFVVRLNPTEDQIVLLDLPDMMPVIDWTRTVYDQEDRPIEVLVGAKHPLLTSIVNTFTFED